A single window of Flavobacterium sp. 140616W15 DNA harbors:
- a CDS encoding ATP cone domain-containing protein yields MKVVKKSGDFVVFDRKKLEKSLLNSGANQLIVQEVLQTIEKEIYEGISTKRIYKMAFNLLRKKSHSHAARYNLKEAIQLLGPAGFYFEKYIARLFSIENYETRTNLTLQGKCVSHEVDVLVKKNNVIGMIECKFHMGKEASTDVKVPMYILSRFNDLKERKHLVFAEKDAISECWIVTNNRFTLDAMTFGTCSGLNLLSWDYPANNNLRTKNENNNLYPITCLTTLTLAEKDKLLALDVILVRELLNNRYCLEEIGLSSQRIKGIIKEASELCRYS; encoded by the coding sequence ATGAAAGTTGTAAAAAAATCAGGAGATTTTGTTGTTTTTGACAGGAAGAAATTAGAGAAGTCTCTGTTGAATTCGGGTGCAAACCAATTAATTGTTCAAGAAGTTCTACAAACAATAGAAAAAGAAATTTACGAAGGTATTTCTACCAAGAGAATTTATAAGATGGCTTTTAATCTGCTACGAAAAAAATCTCATTCTCATGCTGCACGTTATAACTTAAAAGAAGCCATTCAGTTATTAGGACCTGCAGGTTTTTACTTCGAAAAATATATCGCTAGACTTTTCTCCATTGAAAATTATGAAACGAGAACTAATTTAACGCTACAAGGAAAGTGTGTTTCGCACGAAGTAGATGTTTTGGTAAAGAAAAATAATGTCATTGGAATGATTGAGTGTAAATTTCATATGGGAAAAGAAGCATCTACAGATGTAAAAGTACCGATGTATATTTTGTCTAGATTTAATGATCTTAAAGAAAGAAAACATCTTGTTTTTGCAGAGAAAGATGCTATTTCAGAATGCTGGATAGTTACCAATAATAGATTTACATTAGATGCAATGACTTTTGGAACATGTTCTGGATTGAATTTATTAAGTTGGGATTATCCTGCAAATAATAATTTGAGAACAAAAAATGAGAATAATAATTTATATCCTATAACTTGTTTGACCACACTGACACTTGCCGAAAAAGATAAGTTATTGGCTTTGGATGTGATTTTAGTAAGAGAGTTGTTAAATAATCGCTATTGCTTAGAAGAAATAGGATTGAGTTCTCAAAGAATAAAAGGTATTATAAAAGAAGCATCGGAGTTGTGTAGGTATTCTTAA